TTTTCATATTAGAATGTACTTGTAATCGTTAGTGTAAGACCATCAGATGCAGGAACAGCTCTACAAACTCCACCTACACAGAAAATCCCTTCTCTTTGTTTTCCATAAGTTGCAGAAATACTCGTTTTTCCATTTCTGTAACCTGCTGATAGAGTAGTATAGTGTTCTTTATTCGTGTTATTTCCGTAATTATACAGATCTTGAAGGGCTACAAAATATTTTTTGGTAGAAAATTCTACTAACCCCATTGCCCAGCTTCCCTCACTCAAACCACCTGTTTGGTCACTTGATAGATGCTGTAACTCTACACGAATATTTTTCTTTCTGTTTATTTTATATTTTGTTTCTAGGATTACTGTTTGTGCAGAGATAATCCCTTTTTTAGTCTCATCGGTAGTGGCAATTCCTGCATTTTGAGCGGTATTGTACTTGGTATTCATAAAAGCTAGAGTTGACTTCCATTTTTTATTAATCTTCTTTGTGGCTTCTATATAAAACTCATCAAATAATACTTTATTTTCTCCCGTAGTTTTATCTTTTGCAAATCCAAACCAATCTGCTTGACGATGGGTGATAAAATGACCTCCTTTTCCTTTATCTTCCACTGAATCTATGGCAATTCTATCAATTGCAAATGATTTTGAATAATTTGCTGAAATATACATTTTTCCTATTCCAGGAACAGATTTTGGCACTTTATAATTCAGCTCTGCCATATATCCTGCCTCTCCTATATTATTCACAGCATAGGGGAAAAACGTTGCCAATGCCCAAGTTTGTGGACGTGTTAAAGAAGGGTTGAAATTCACCAGTAAATTTTGACCTGAGGCATTTCTATCTGTTCTGAAATCCATATTGTCTATGTGCTTAGCACTTATTGTGGCTCCAAAACCTTTGGTTGAATATGAAACATTTGCCAAAAGTGCTCTTCCATCACTTAGTTCATTGTTGTTATGAACAGATGGATCTGCGGTTTTTCCTGCGAGTTCAACATTGGCTTGTATTCCTTTATGACTTATTCCTAATCTATATGAATATGCTCCCACATTTTCTGGGATATTCAAAATATTGTCATTCTTTTGATAACGAGAAATAAAAGAAGCTGCAAGGTTTATTTGTGGGAATCCTTCTTTTAATTCCAATGCTTCATTTAAATTAAAATCGGCATCCATTCCTCTTAAATAACCTGGGCTATACTCCCAAAAAATTCTTTGTTTTCCTACAAAAGCTTTTAAGTTAATTCCTGCTTTTGGGCTATACTTTACGCGTACTCCATCCATGGCATTGTCATATCCAAGATCACGCTCTTCATAACTTCTAAAAATCAATCCGCTACCAAATTGATCATAGAAATTCCCTACGGTAATGTCAAATCCTTTGTCTTTAAAATTCACATATCTATAGGCAATTCCTGCACCTTCATACCCTGGGGCAATCCCTAAAATTGGGGGTGAATAGTACTCAAATCGTAAACCTGCAGTAAAGTTTTTATATGCCATATTCACATTCGAGAATCCATTCATTAGGATTTTTTCGGGAACGTCTTTTGCTCCAATCGCTTCATTTTCCTTAGAGTGTTGAAAAACGGATTGAAAATTCCCTGAGATACTCAATTTATCAGTTTGAGCCATTGATTTCTCGCTCAAAAAAAGAAAGCAAGCCAATGAGCTTGCTATTATTTTGTTTTTCATACTTTTTGTGATTTACAAAAAATTAGGTTAAGATTTTTAGTATGATTTATTTAAGTAGTTTTTCTACTTCTTCCACAAGTTCGTCTTCATCACCGTCGCTATATCCATTATGACTATAAACGATTTCTCCTTTGCTGTTAACCACAAATGTGTGTGGAATAGAACCTACATTCATGGCTCTTTTAAAGTCTTGGTTTTTATCTAACAATACATTGAATTCCCAAGCTTTTCCATTAACCAATGGCTTTACTCTAGAGGCGGCTCTTGCGTCATCTATAGAAATGGCATAAAGCTCTACTCCTGTTTCTTCATTCCATTCTTCATACATCTCATTTATTGCATCAAGTTCTCTTTGACATGGTTTACACCATGTTGCCCAAAAACTAATTACAACTGGTTTATCTGAAACTAAAGAGGCGGTATTTACAGTTTTCCCATTCATATCTTTGATATCTACACTTGGAAGTTTTTTTTGTGCCACAGCTACAAATCCAAATGCTAGAAACAACATTGATAGTAATACTTTTTTCATAATCATTCTTTAAGTGTTAATAATTAACTATTGCAAGGTACTAAATTAATCCCTTTGGGTGTGTGGTATTCAAATTATATACCATTCATCCTGAAAGTTAAAATTTCTTAACTCGTTTTTTTAATAATGAATCAATTTTGAAACAGAATTACCTTTAGCATGGTGATAATTCAAATAATAAACTCCCATAGGGAAGTTACCCAAATTCATTTCTACAAAAGAAGATTCTACTTTTTTTGAGATCAAAGTTCTTCCTTGTACATCTTGAAGGGTTATTATTCCTCCTGAGGATAAATTCTCTAAACTAATCATTCCTGATTGGTACGTATATTCAAGTTCTGGGATATTTTCTTCTTCTACTTCCAAGTCATATCTTCTATAAAATTTCCTTCTGGCTTTATGCTCAAACTGATGATCGGTAAGTAAGCTGTCGCCTTGATCTGTTGTTACTAATAGATCTCCCATAGCATAACCATCGGGTGTATTTCCTGATAGTATCCCATTTCCTGTTTTGTCTTCTACTACTATTTCATAGCATTCAAAACCTCCGTATCCTACAAAAGCGGTATATTTATATTCTTTGTTTTCTTCCGTATATTTCGGACTTTTCACAAGGGTATCTCCATTTTCTCTAATGATTGACCAAGAAATTTCTTGTGGATAATAATCTGTCGTTAAGGTGATGAAAATTTTCTCAAAAACATCTCTACCTTCTCTCAAAATCTGATTAAAAGTATTGTTCTCTGGGTAAGGATCTTTTATATTATTGATGCTATCAATTTCAAATTCTAATAAATCATACCCTGAAATTCCATCTAAATCCATAAAAATGGTATCCACCTGATAAGGCGACAGAAAACCATTCCAATAAGTAACACCTCTAACAATTCCTGCTTCTTTAGCAGTAATTTTTGCTTTTGTTAATGGAAGTGTCTGTGAGTAGTTTTGGATATAAAATTGTGCTTGATGTGATTTATTACAATATTGATCATCGGCAATAAAGTTATAGATCTTTGCATCTAAAATTCGGTTTGAAAGTGGAGCACATTGTCCCGATAATGCTGTGATATAAGATGTATCGTCAAAAATAGACCCTTTTCTCACCATCCATCCTTTATCTG
The sequence above is a segment of the Flavobacteriales bacterium genome. Coding sequences within it:
- a CDS encoding DUF6029 family protein produces the protein MKNKIIASSLACFLFLSEKSMAQTDKLSISGNFQSVFQHSKENEAIGAKDVPEKILMNGFSNVNMAYKNFTAGLRFEYYSPPILGIAPGYEGAGIAYRYVNFKDKGFDITVGNFYDQFGSGLIFRSYEERDLGYDNAMDGVRVKYSPKAGINLKAFVGKQRIFWEYSPGYLRGMDADFNLNEALELKEGFPQINLAASFISRYQKNDNILNIPENVGAYSYRLGISHKGIQANVELAGKTADPSVHNNNELSDGRALLANVSYSTKGFGATISAKHIDNMDFRTDRNASGQNLLVNFNPSLTRPQTWALATFFPYAVNNIGEAGYMAELNYKVPKSVPGIGKMYISANYSKSFAIDRIAIDSVEDKGKGGHFITHRQADWFGFAKDKTTGENKVLFDEFYIEATKKINKKWKSTLAFMNTKYNTAQNAGIATTDETKKGIISAQTVILETKYKINRKKNIRVELQHLSSDQTGGLSEGSWAMGLVEFSTKKYFVALQDLYNYGNNTNKEHYTTLSAGYRNGKTSISATYGKQREGIFCVGGVCRAVPASDGLTLTITSTF
- a CDS encoding TlpA family protein disulfide reductase; this translates as MKKVLLSMLFLAFGFVAVAQKKLPSVDIKDMNGKTVNTASLVSDKPVVISFWATWCKPCQRELDAINEMYEEWNEETGVELYAISIDDARAASRVKPLVNGKAWEFNVLLDKNQDFKRAMNVGSIPHTFVVNSKGEIVYSHNGYSDGDEDELVEEVEKLLK